A section of the Styela clava chromosome 9, kaStyClav1.hap1.2, whole genome shotgun sequence genome encodes:
- the LOC120339428 gene encoding sorting nexin-4-like has product MTDNEKFDMFDEEGSEITNENKPGEIKKPESLLDALEINISDPERRTTTKGSLKMQETYIVYMIESKPRDLENIDPMLEEVTAVWRRYSEFELLRNYLIVSYPAIVMPPLPEKRTTFIWTKISTDTFDPEFLERRRVGLEVFLRRICGFPKRDEIVMAFLKQEEGWRETVMATGYQAKADSWLRTINASMRVKQPDSSFEELKDYATEMQSGIAAVLKARSKIADRIYGLFKIHANYSRIFKDWGAIEDPKMADALRKVSLELEKMSSSIDLLMEEEELYAEQLKEYHNFASSLKSIVKKHEALQYDVEYVESQLMSAHVEKKQVSSGVDKGFNFGGMRAKLFGGDTPEQKEIKLAKIDENIHMLEQSAETKRTAASTFSSEAKEEILQFKRRKQADLWEILTNYVILQIKMSKETKATWTRFKAAIQAA; this is encoded by the coding sequence ATGACAGACAATGAGAAATTTGACATGTTTGACGAAGAAGGCTCGGAAATAACAAATGAAAACAAACCTGGTGAAATAAAGAAACCAGAGTCCCTACTGGATGCATTAGAAATCAACATATCGGATCCTGAAAGACGCACCACCACAAAAGGAAGTCTAAAAATGCAGGagacttatattgtttacatgATTGAGTCCAAGCCTCGGGATTTAGAAAATATAGATCCAATGTTAGAGGAAGTGACAGCAGTGTGGAGGAGATACAGTGAATTTGAACTTCTTCGAAATTATCTCATTGTATCCTACCCAGCGATCGTCATGCCTCCTTTACCTGAAAAACGTACTACTTTCATATGGACCAAAATCAGTACTGATACATTTGATCCTGAATTTCTTGAGCGAAGGCGTGTTGGCTTGGAGGTATTTTTAAGGCGTATATGTGGTTTTCCAAAGAGAGATGAAATTGTGATGGCATTTTTGAAACAAGAAGAAGGTTGGAGGGAGACTGTGATGGCCACTGGATATCAAGCAAAAGCTGATTCATGGCTGAGAACAATAAATGCATCGATGAGAGTAAAACAACCAGATTCAAGTTTTGAAGAACTAAAAGATTATGCTACAGAAATGCAATCTGGTATTGCTGCGGTTTTGAAAGCGAGGTCTAAAATTGCTGATAGAATCTATGGATTATTCAAGATACATGCAAACTATTCAAGAATTTTTAAGGATTGGGGTGCAATCGAGGATCCTAAAATGGCAGATGCACTTCGCAAAGTGAGTCTTGAATTAGAGAAGATGTCAAGTTCAATCGACTTACTAATGGAAGAAGAGGAACTTTATGCTGAGCAACTAAAAGAATACCACAATTTTGCCAGTTCATTGAAATCAATAGTTAAAAAACATGAAGCGCTTCAATATGATGTGGAATATGTAGAAAGCCAATTGATGTCAGCACATGTTGAAAAAAAGCAAGTCAGCAGTGGAGTAGACAAAGGTTTCAACTTTGGAGGAATGAGAGCAAAGCTTTTTGGTGGAGATACGCCAGAACAAAAGGAGATAAAATTGGCCAAgattgatgaaaatattcataTGCTCGAACAATCTGCAGAAACCAAAAGAACTGCTGCTTCTACTTTTTCTTCTGAAGCAAAGGAAGAAATTCTTCAATTTAAAAGACGAAAGCAGGCTGATCTTTGGGAGATATTGACAAATTATGTgatattgcaaataaaaatgTCCAAAGAAACAAAGGCAACATGGACAAGATTTAAAGCTGCAATTCAAGCTGCTTAA